TGCCGCCGGGCGTCGATCACACGCCGGTTGAAGTCCTCGAGCGCATCGCGCACGGCCTGCTCGCGCTGCATCCCGTCGAGCCGCTCCTCGAGCTGCGCGTGCTCGACCCGCAGCGTCAGCGCCGGCGGCCCGAGGCCACCGAGCTGCTCCCGCTCGATCTTCCGCCGGATCCACCAGTCGGGGTCGTGCCGCCCGTCGAGCCCCTCGAGCGGCTTGCCCGCTCCGGGCAGGTCGTCGAACTCGCCGCGGCGCATCGCCTGCTGGATCGCGGTCTCGACGTAGGCCGCGCGCTCGGTCGCGGTCGGCACGCGCGCGGACTCGTCGGGCGCGCCCGCGCCGCCGGAGTCGCCGGTCGCGCCCGAGGCATCCGTCTCGCCCTGCTCCTCGGCCGGGTCGCCGTCCCGCTCGCGCAGGAACTCCTCGGCGGCCCGGTCGACCCGGTAGCGCCAGGCGTCGCGCCTCGCGTCCCCGACCATGCCGCCCCCGATCCACTCCGCCGACCGTGTCCGCGACGATACCCCACCGAATTCCGGGCCGGATGGGAGCGCGCACCCATGCGCCCGGGAACGCCCCCGCCATACGTTCGCACCACATCGACGAGAGGACGTGCGACATGCACACGCAACGCCCCGCAACACCGTCCGCCTGGCAGCAGTCGAGGACGCGGCGCATCGTGTTCACGGTGCTCGTGATCCTGGTGCCGCTCTGGATCCTGCTCCGCAACCTGTTCGGCCTGACCGAGGTCGCGCTCATGTGGCTCCCCCCGGAGGTGCTCGGCGAGATGCTCGGCGAGTCGGACCCCGACGCCGGCGCCGACGACATCGCCGCGTTCGAGGCGGAGCGGGCGCACTACATGGCCATCGGGGTCATGTCGTGGGCCGCCGTGCTCTCCGCCTTCGCGCAGTGGCGACGGCCCGCGCGGCGCGTCGGGTCGATGCAGCTGCTGCTCGCGATCGGGCTCGGCGCGACCGTCGTCTACGGGCTCTCGGGCACCCTCAGCGAGTGGCTCATCGAGGAGGGCCTGCTGCTCGCGCCGATCGTGCTGCTCGCCGTGTTCCACCCGCGCGCCCGCGACCTGCTCCGCCCGGCCGGCTTCGACGTGCCGATGGCGATCGCGGCACTCGTCGCCGCGGTGCCCTGGGCGGCCTACGCGGTCGTCAACGCGGTGCTGCAGCTCGGCGACGCCACCGGCGACCCGCACGTCGAGCCCGAGCACTGGGCGACCAACGCGCTCATGGGCATCACGCTCGCCGCGGCTGCGGCGATCGGCTCGAGCCGCGCCGACGGCACGAGGCTTCCTGCCTGGATCGCGGTCGGCGGCACCCTGCTCTTCGCCGTGCACTCGCTCGCCTTCCCGGGCGCGGAGTCGGGCCTCGGCACCGTCTGGGCCGTGCTCGCGATCGCGTGGGCGGCGGGCTTCGCGGTGCTCCTGGTCCGGCGAATCGTGCTCGAGCGCGGCGTCCCGGTGCTCCCGGCAGACACGCCCACGACGGCGGAACCCGCAGCGGCGTCCACCGCCGACCGCTGACCCCGGCCGGGCGACGAACCGGAACGGCATAATGGCACCAGCACTCCAATCGCCGGAGGCGACGGTGGCCGAGACGACCTCGATGACGCAGCCACGATCCGTGCTGCGCCGGGGTGCCTCGCCAGCCACCGTCGCCGCCGTCGCGGTGTGGCTCCTGGTCGTCGCCGCCTGGCTGGCCACGTGGGTGGTGTTCGCGCTGGCGGGCGCCGACAGCCTGCTGGTCGGCCAGTTCGCGCTGGCGGATGCCGCGGGCTCGCTGTTCGCCCTCACCATGGCGTCGGTCGGGGCGCTCGTGGTCGTGCGCGGCGGACCGACCGGGTACGGCGCGCTCATGCTGGCGTTCGGCGCGACCTCGATCGTGGTCAATGCGGCCGGGTACTACGCCCTCCTCGCCGTGCCCGACGGGCTTCCGCTCGCCGCGGCGGCGGTGTGGCTGCAGGACCTCTTCCCGATCGGCTTCCTGCTCGGCGTGCTGCTGCTGCCGTCGCTCTTCCCCGACGGCACCGCGGCCTCGCCGGGCTGGCGGCGCGCCGTGGCCACCGTCGCGGCCGGCTGGATCGCCTACATCGCGTTCTTCGCGTTCGTCGCACGCCCGGCCGAGAACCTCATGTTCGCGCTCGACGAGCCTCCGTCCAACCCGCTGGGCGTCATCGTGCTGCCCGCGGAGGTCCTGGAGTTCACCGTCGGCCTCCCCTGGCTGGTGCTCGTGGCCGCCACCGTCGTGGTGTCGTTCGGCAGCCTGGTGACCCGGTGGCGGCGCGCCCGGTCACGCGAGACCCGGCAGCAACTGGCCTGGGTCGTCTTCGCGTTCGCGCTCGTGCTGCTCGCACTCCTCGCGAGCGAGGTGCTGAACTCGCTGGCGTTCAACGTCTTCGGCGTCGACCTCGGCCTCGCCCCGGCGCTCGACGTCGTCGGCTCGATCGCGCTGGTCGGGCTCGCCGTCGCCTGGGGCATCGCCGTGCTGCGCTTCCGGCTGCACTCGATCGACCTCGTCATCAACCGCACCGTGGTCTACGGCACGCTCACGCTGACGATCACCGCGGTCTACGTCGTGCTCGTCGTCGGCGTCGGAAGCCTCCTCCCGGTCGAGCAGCCGACCCTCGCGCTGGGTGCGACCGTGCTCGTGGCCGTCGGCGTGGCCCCGCTGCGCGACGCGCTCCAGCGCGTCGTCAACCGCGTGATGTTCGGACGCCGCGACGATCCCTACGCGGTCATGTCCGAACTCGGCCGCCTGCTGTCGGAGGCGGGCACGCCCGAGGAGACGCTGCAGACCCTCGTCGACACGGTCGGCGAGTCGCTCAAGCTGCCGGGCGTCGCGGTCGAGCTCGAGCAGGACGGCGCCTGGGTGGTGCAGGCCGCGCACGGCACTCCGCCGCCTCCGGGCACCGGCGCCTCGGTGCCGCTGCGCGACCGCGGGGAACTCGTCGGCCGGCTGATCGCGGCGCCCCGATCACCGCGCGAACCCCTCTCCGAGGGCGACCTCGCGCTGCTCGCGGACATCGCCGGCCCCGCGGCATCCGTCGCCCGCACCGTGCGACTCACCGCCGACCTGCGCGCGTCCCGCGAGCGCCTCGTGCTGGCCCGCGAGGAGGAGCGCCGGCGCATCCGCCGCGACCTGCACGACGGGCTCGGCCCGTCGCTGGCGGCGCAGACGTTCCAGCTCGACGAGATCCTCGACCGGGTCGGCAGCGATCCCGAGGGCGCGGCCGAGGTCGCCGCCGCGCTCAAGGAACGCAACCGTGAGCTCGTCGCCGACGTGCGCCGGCTCGTGCACGCACTGCGCCCGCCGACCCTCGACGAGCTCGGCCTGGCCGGTGCGCTCCGCGCGCACGCGTCACAGCTCGACGGCTCCGGGCGCATGGCCGTGCGCATCGCGTCGGTGCCCGATCCGCTGCCGCCGGTGCCCGCGGCCGTGGAGGTCGCCGGGTACCACATCGCCCGCGAGGCGGTCACCAACGCGATCCGGCACGCGCGCGCGACGCGGTGCACGGTCACGCTCGCGATCGACGGGCCGGCGCTGGTCGTCGCGGTGCGCGACGACGGCCGCGGCATGGCCGAGGGCGATGGAACGGGGCTCGGGATGCGCACCATGCGCGAGCGGGCCGAGGAGCTCGGCGGACGATTCGCAGTGCACGCCGGCAATGGCCCGGCCGGCGTCGAGGTGGTCGCCACCATCCCGCTGCGCGAGGCGGCCGTCGCCGAGCAGGCCTCGTCCGAGGCGGCGTCGTGACCGAGACGCGAGCGGATGCCCCGCCGAGCGCCGCGCCCGCCGTGCGCGTGCTCGTCGTCGACGACCACCGCCTCTTCCGCGACGGCCTCGCCGCGCTCATCGGCCGCGCCGACGATGCCGAGGTCGTCGGCAGCGCCGAGACGGGTGCCGAGGCGATCGCGCAGGTCGAGGCGCTGCGCCCCGACGTCGTGCTGATGGACGTGATGATGCCCGACATGAACGGCATCGAGGCGACCCGTCGCATCACCGCCGACCACGCCGGCACCGCGGTCGTCATGCTCACCATGCTCGAGGACGACGACTCGCTGTTCGCCGCCATGTGCGCCGGCGCGCGCGGCTACGTGCTGAAGGGCGCCGACACCGCCGACGTGCTCCGCACGGTCCGGGCGGCAGCCCGCGGCGAGGCGCTCTTCGGTCCGGCGGTCGCGCAGCAGCTCACCGCGTTCTTCCGGCACGCGGATGCCACGGGCCCGACCGTCACGGCCTTCCCCGAGCTCACCGACCGCGAGCGCGAGGTGCTCGACCTCATCGCCCAGGGCCGCGACAACGCCGGCATCGCCCACCGTCTGCAGGTCTCGACGAAGACCGTGAGCAACCACATCTCCAGCATCTTCGCCAAGCTCCGCGTCTCCGACCGGGCGCAGGCGATCGTCGCCGCCCGCGAGGCGGGTCTCGGCCGGGGCGCCTGACGCGGCCGGCGCGGCGAGGATGTGACGAAACCCGAACGGGCCTCCCGCGCCGCGCGGCCCCGGCCGTAGGGTCGAGCCATGACGAGTCCGGGGCCCGAGCAGGCGAGCCGAGCGGATGCCCCGGTGGACGACCTGGTCGGCCCGACCCGACGCGCGCACCGCATCACGTGGGTCGGCATCACGGCGGCTGCGCTGCTCGTCGCGGCATCCGTGCTCATCCCGCTCTGGACCGGGTGGGACGTCGCCGTCAAGGGCGGTCCGCCGCTGCACGGGTTCTGGGATCCGCGCTTCGGGCCGGGCAGCGCGCCGGCGATCGCGATCGCGGTGCTCGCACTCGTCGGCGCCGCTCCCCTCGCGATGCGGCTGCGCTGGGGTTGGCTGCTCCTCGCGGCCTACCTGACCGGTGCCGCGTGGCTCGCGATGCTCGCGCTCGTCGACGGGTTCGACGGCATCGCCGCGGTGCTCGACGCCGACATCGAGTACCTGCCCACGGCCCGTGAGGTGACCGACCTGGGCGCGACGCTCGAGGAGTTCATCGAGCGCATCCCGCGCGACCATCCCGACAACTGGCGGGTGCACATCGCCGGGCATCCGGCCGGCGCGCTCGTCCTCTTCGTCGGCCTCGTGCGCATCGGGCTCGGATCGGGCGCCGCCGCCGGGTGGCTCGTGCTCGGGCTCGCCGCGACCATCCCGCTCGCCGTCATGCTGACGATGCGCCGGTTCGGCGCCGAGCTCGCCGCGCGCCGCGCCGCGCCGTTCCTCGTGCTCGGGCCCTCCGCCATCTGGATGGCGGTCTCGGGCGACGCGCTCTTCGCCGCGTTCACCGCGTGGGGGCTCTGCCTGCTCGCGTACGCGACCCGCGCCGCCTCGCACGCGGCCACCGCCGCGTGGGCGATCGGCGCGGGCCTGCTGCTCGGCTACGGCGTGCTGCTGTCGTACGGCCTGGTACTGATGGGCCTGCTCGCGGTCGCGGTGCTCGTGCTCGGGCGCGACTGGCGGCCGCTGCCGTGGGCGGTGGGCGCCGCCCTCGTGCCCGTGCTGGTCTTCGCCGCCGCCGGGTTCGCGTGGTGGGAGGCCTACCCCGTGCTGGTCGACCGATACTGGGACGGCATCGCCAGCCGCCGCCCGGCGTCGTACTGGATCTGGGGCGACCTCGCCGCGCTCGCGTGCAGTGCGGGCCTCGTGGCAGGGGCATCCGTCGGTCTCACCGCAGCGCGCGTGCGCGAGTGGCGCAGTTGGAGCCGCCCGGTCGAGGTCGTCGTGGTGCTCACCCTCGCCGCCGCCGCGACGCTGCTCGTCGCCGACCTCTCGCAGATGAGCAAGGCCGAGGTCGAGCGCATCTGGCTGCCCTTCGTGCCCTGGCTGCTGGTCGGCACCGCCCTGCTGCCGCGCGCCTGGGTGCGACCCGCGCTGGCGATCCAGCTGGCGCTGGCGATCACCCTGCAGCACCTCTACTTCTTCCAGTGGTGACGGATGCGACCGGGCGGCGGATGCCCCGGGCTCAGCCCCCGGCCGCGACACCGTCCTTCGCGGGCGGCGTCGGCGACGAGTCCTCCTCCGCTGCGTCGTCCCCCTCGGCGGCCTTGCGCTTCTCCCGCTTCTCCCACTGGGAGAGCGCGACGGCGAGGATGAGCGACATGCCGTAGAAGAGGTCGTTCACCCAGCGCGGGAGCCCCGCGAGCTGGAGGCCCTTGATGCCCACGGCGAGCACGTACAGCGCGACGATCGTGCCGAGCACGTTGAAGCGCCCGGCGCGGAACTGCGTGGCGCCGAGGAACACGGCGGTGAGCGCGGGCAGCAGGAACGACGGCCCGACCGTCGGGTCGCCCGCGTTGAGGCGGCTCGTGAGCAGCGCCCCGGCGAGCGCCGCGAGCGCGCCGCCCGCGACGAGCGAGCCGATGCGCAGGCGGTCGACGCCGATCCCCGCCAGGTGGGACGCCTCGGGCGCGAACCCGACCGCGTACATGCGGCGCCCGACCGGCGTGCGCTCCAGCACGTACCAGGTCACGATCGCGACGGCGAGCAGCACCCAGACCGGCACCGTGATGCCGAGGAAGCGCGAGGTCGCGATCTCGCGGTAAGCCGGGTCGAGCCCGAGGATCTGCTGGCTGTTCGAGACCCACGCCATGCCGGCGAGCAGGATCGAGCTCATGCCGAGCGTGGCGATGATCGGCTCGACGCGGAGCTTGGTGATGACGAGGCCGGTGACCAGGCCGATCAGCGCGCCGGCGAGCAGCACGGCCGGCAGCTCCACGGCGATGGGCAGCTGCGCCACGCCGAGGAGCCATGCGGCCAGGATCGCGCTGAATCCGACCTGCGCGCCCACCGCGAGGTTCAGCGACCCCGCGACGAGCGGGATGAGCGCGGCGATCGCGGCGATGCCGGTGAGCGCCTCGGCGTCGAGCAGCGAGCGCCACACGCCCACCTGCAGGAACTTCTCCGGGATCCAGATGGTGAAGACGACGAAGAGCACGATGAAGATGTAGATCGCGCTGATGTTGCGGAAGGAGAGTGCGCGGCGGATCTCGGCGCGTCTGCTGGTCACGGATGCTCCTCTGTTGCGGGTGTTCGGGGAGGTGGAGGTCACGGCAGGCCGTACCCCTCGGCGATGAGTCGGTGTTCGGTGAGGTCGTCGCCCTGGAGCACCGCGGCCGCGCGGCCGTCGCGCATGACGACGACGCGGTCGCAGATCGCGAGCAGTTCCTTCGCGTCGGAGGAGCTCACGAGCACCGCCGTGCCGTCGGCGGCGGCCCGGCCGATCGCGGCATAGATCGTCGCCTTCGCGCCGACGTCGACGCCCTGCGTGGGCTCGTCGAGCAGCAGCACCCTCGGCCGGTCGCGCAGCGCACGGGCCAGCACGATCTTCTGCTGGTTGCCGCCGGAGAACAGCGAGATCCGCTGCTCGGCCCGGTGCGGCCTGACGTCGTACTCGGTCAGGAGCCGGTCGCTCTCCGCGCGCTCGCGACGCGACAGGATGCGACCGAGGCCGCCGGTCACCGTGCCGAGCTGCGGCAGCGTCAGGTTCTCGCGCGCGGTGAACTCGCGCACGATGCCCAGGTGCGCGCGGTCGCCCGGGGCGAACGCGATGCCCCGGCCGAGGCTCGCGGCGGGCGAGCGATCGGCGTACGGCTGGCCCGAGACGTCGAAGATGTCGGCGGATGCCTCGCCGGCACCGTACAGCAGCGACGGCACCGCCTCACGACCCGACCCGAGCACGCCCGCCACGCCGACGATCTCGCCCGGCCGCAGGTCGAGGTCGAGTCCCTCGACGCTCGCGCCGTGGAGCCCGCGCACGCTGAGGGCGGTCGGGCTCGCCGGAGCGCCGTCCCCGGCGCGCTCCTCGCGCGGTTCCGGAGGGCTCACGACCGGCGCGGTCCGCACGGTGGCGCCGTCCTCGGCGCCCGTGATGAATCCGATGAGCCGCGTCTCGTCGACCTCGTGCGCGGGCTCGTCGGCGACCTTGTGCCCGTCGCGCAGCACGACGATGCGGTCGGAGAGCCCGAGCACCTCGTCGAGGCGGTGCGAGACGAAGACGATCCCGGTGCCGTCGGCCGCGAGGCGACGCACCGCCTCGAAGAGCACGTCGACCTCGCTGCGGTGCAGCGACTCGGTCGGCTCGTCGAGCAGCAGCACGTTCGCGGAGTGGGTCCATCCGTCGAGCGCGCGGCTGATCGCGACGACCGCGCGCTGCGCCGGGGTGAGCGTGCGCACCGGCACGTCGACGTCGAACACCGGGCCGAAGCGCGCCACCAGCTCGCGCGCCCGGGCACTGCGCCGCCGGTCGTGGAACGGCGCGAGCCCGCCGGCGCCGGTTCCCCGCATGAGCGCGAGGTTCTCCGCGGCCGAGAGCTCCGGCACGAGCGCGAGGTCCTGGTGGATGAAGTGCAGCCCCGTGCCCTCGGCGAGCTCCACCCTGCCGCCGTCGGCGGCGTAGACGCCCGCGAGGATCTTCACGAGCGTCGACTTGCCCGAGCCGTTCTGTCCCACGACCGAGACGATCTCGCCCGGGTGGACGTCGAGGCTCACCCGGTCGAGCGCGACGAGGCCCGGGAACATCTTCAGCATTCCGCGCACGCGGAGCAGGGGCTCTCCGATCTCGTGGGTCACGGGGCATCCTCTCTCTGGTCTTCGGGGTGGTGGGAAGGGCACTGCCGGGGAGGCACAGGGGCCGCCTCCCCGGCAGTGGGTGGGGAGATCAGTCGACGAGCCAGTTGGCCGCGAACTGGTCCTGGTAGTCGGGGATCGCGACGTAGCCGACCACCGGGTCCTCGGGGACGTTGCTCGCGTCGGTGACCCGCGTGAGCGACGACGCCGACGTCCCGGCGTCCGGCCACTCGTAGTCCTGCCCGCCCATCTCGCGGAGCAGCTGGTCGAGCACGGTCCACATCATGAGGTTCAGGTCGACCGACAGGGTCGCGTCCTGGTCGCCCGCCGAGATCTGCTCGTAGTTCGGCGGCGGGGTCCACATGCCGATGCCCTGGATCTCGATGCCCGCGAGGTCGAGCTTCGCCGGGAGGCCGAGCTGCACCTCGTCGACCGCCGAGATGAAGTACTCGGTCTGCGGGTTCGCCTGCAGGTCGCTCACGACCCGGTCGGCGGCCGTCGATCCGAGTTCCGCGATCGGGATGTCCACCGTGCGGAGGGTGCACTCGCTGCAGAGCTCGGCGATCTTCGACTCGGCGCCCTCGAGCTCGTACGGCGAGAACGGGAACTCCGGGATGTTGTAGAACACGAACTCGGTGGCACCGCCCGAGCGTGCGATCGCGGCGGCGCCGAGGGCCTCGCCGTTCGCGCGCATCCAGTCGGGCCCGTTGAACGCCTCGGGCAGGCCGTACTCGACCGTGTTCATGACCGAGCCGCTGACCAGCGGGATGCCCAGCTCGTCGAGCTGCTCGATCTGCGACTCGAAGAAGACCGGGTCGAGGGTGATGTTGATGACGCCGTCGGGCGCGATCTCGACGACCGAGTTCATCGCCGAGTTGACCGACTGCGCGTCGCGACCGACCTCGACGCGCTCGAGCTCGAGGCCGAGCAGCTCGGCCGGCGCCTGCAGGTTGCCCCACATCACGGCGCTGACCGGGGTGCCCACGTCGAGGTAGACCACGTGGGTGCCCTCCGCCACGGGGGCCTCGAGGGGCTCGTCGATGAGCAGGGTCTTGTCGCCCTCGCCGTTCCACGGCACGAGGAACTCCTCGGCCGCGGCGACAGCGCTCTCGTCGGTGGTCTCGTCGCCGTCGGTGGTGGTGCCGCCGTCGCTCGAGCACGACGTGAGCAGGAGCGCGCCTGCGGCCAGGAGCGCGGCCGGTGCCGCCCTCTTCGTTCGTGCGTGCATCGTTGCACTTCCTTTCTGGTTGGGTTCTCGGTGCGGTGCTGTCGGGATGGTGCG
This portion of the Agromyces rhizosphaerae genome encodes:
- a CDS encoding DnaJ family domain-containing protein yields the protein MVGDARRDAWRYRVDRAAEEFLRERDGDPAEEQGETDASGATGDSGGAGAPDESARVPTATERAAYVETAIQQAMRRGEFDDLPGAGKPLEGLDGRHDPDWWIRRKIEREQLGGLGPPALTLRVEHAQLEERLDGMQREQAVRDALEDFNRRVIDARRQLLGGPPVVTPTRDVEAEVAAWRTRREERRAAAAVAAELERERQARRARERRSSVFGKWLRRPS
- a CDS encoding sensor histidine kinase, giving the protein MTQPRSVLRRGASPATVAAVAVWLLVVAAWLATWVVFALAGADSLLVGQFALADAAGSLFALTMASVGALVVVRGGPTGYGALMLAFGATSIVVNAAGYYALLAVPDGLPLAAAAVWLQDLFPIGFLLGVLLLPSLFPDGTAASPGWRRAVATVAAGWIAYIAFFAFVARPAENLMFALDEPPSNPLGVIVLPAEVLEFTVGLPWLVLVAATVVVSFGSLVTRWRRARSRETRQQLAWVVFAFALVLLALLASEVLNSLAFNVFGVDLGLAPALDVVGSIALVGLAVAWGIAVLRFRLHSIDLVINRTVVYGTLTLTITAVYVVLVVGVGSLLPVEQPTLALGATVLVAVGVAPLRDALQRVVNRVMFGRRDDPYAVMSELGRLLSEAGTPEETLQTLVDTVGESLKLPGVAVELEQDGAWVVQAAHGTPPPPGTGASVPLRDRGELVGRLIAAPRSPREPLSEGDLALLADIAGPAASVARTVRLTADLRASRERLVLAREEERRRIRRDLHDGLGPSLAAQTFQLDEILDRVGSDPEGAAEVAAALKERNRELVADVRRLVHALRPPTLDELGLAGALRAHASQLDGSGRMAVRIASVPDPLPPVPAAVEVAGYHIAREAVTNAIRHARATRCTVTLAIDGPALVVAVRDDGRGMAEGDGTGLGMRTMRERAEELGGRFAVHAGNGPAGVEVVATIPLREAAVAEQASSEAAS
- a CDS encoding response regulator → MTETRADAPPSAAPAVRVLVVDDHRLFRDGLAALIGRADDAEVVGSAETGAEAIAQVEALRPDVVLMDVMMPDMNGIEATRRITADHAGTAVVMLTMLEDDDSLFAAMCAGARGYVLKGADTADVLRTVRAAARGEALFGPAVAQQLTAFFRHADATGPTVTAFPELTDREREVLDLIAQGRDNAGIAHRLQVSTKTVSNHISSIFAKLRVSDRAQAIVAAREAGLGRGA
- a CDS encoding ABC transporter permease, whose amino-acid sequence is MTSRRAEIRRALSFRNISAIYIFIVLFVVFTIWIPEKFLQVGVWRSLLDAEALTGIAAIAALIPLVAGSLNLAVGAQVGFSAILAAWLLGVAQLPIAVELPAVLLAGALIGLVTGLVITKLRVEPIIATLGMSSILLAGMAWVSNSQQILGLDPAYREIATSRFLGITVPVWVLLAVAIVTWYVLERTPVGRRMYAVGFAPEASHLAGIGVDRLRIGSLVAGGALAALAGALLTSRLNAGDPTVGPSFLLPALTAVFLGATQFRAGRFNVLGTIVALYVLAVGIKGLQLAGLPRWVNDLFYGMSLILAVALSQWEKREKRKAAEGDDAAEEDSSPTPPAKDGVAAGG
- a CDS encoding sugar ABC transporter ATP-binding protein, producing MTHEIGEPLLRVRGMLKMFPGLVALDRVSLDVHPGEIVSVVGQNGSGKSTLVKILAGVYAADGGRVELAEGTGLHFIHQDLALVPELSAAENLALMRGTGAGGLAPFHDRRRSARARELVARFGPVFDVDVPVRTLTPAQRAVVAISRALDGWTHSANVLLLDEPTESLHRSEVDVLFEAVRRLAADGTGIVFVSHRLDEVLGLSDRIVVLRDGHKVADEPAHEVDETRLIGFITGAEDGATVRTAPVVSPPEPREERAGDGAPASPTALSVRGLHGASVEGLDLDLRPGEIVGVAGVLGSGREAVPSLLYGAGEASADIFDVSGQPYADRSPAASLGRGIAFAPGDRAHLGIVREFTARENLTLPQLGTVTGGLGRILSRRERAESDRLLTEYDVRPHRAEQRISLFSGGNQQKIVLARALRDRPRVLLLDEPTQGVDVGAKATIYAAIGRAAADGTAVLVSSSDAKELLAICDRVVVMRDGRAAAVLQGDDLTEHRLIAEGYGLP
- a CDS encoding sugar ABC transporter substrate-binding protein, with the translated sequence MHARTKRAAPAALLAAGALLLTSCSSDGGTTTDGDETTDESAVAAAEEFLVPWNGEGDKTLLIDEPLEAPVAEGTHVVYLDVGTPVSAVMWGNLQAPAELLGLELERVEVGRDAQSVNSAMNSVVEIAPDGVINITLDPVFFESQIEQLDELGIPLVSGSVMNTVEYGLPEAFNGPDWMRANGEALGAAAIARSGGATEFVFYNIPEFPFSPYELEGAESKIAELCSECTLRTVDIPIAELGSTAADRVVSDLQANPQTEYFISAVDEVQLGLPAKLDLAGIEIQGIGMWTPPPNYEQISAGDQDATLSVDLNLMMWTVLDQLLREMGGQDYEWPDAGTSASSLTRVTDASNVPEDPVVGYVAIPDYQDQFAANWLVD